A DNA window from Oceanotoga teriensis contains the following coding sequences:
- the nadA gene encoding quinolinate synthase NadA, producing the protein MDLLKEIKYLKEKKNFIFIGHNYVEKNILDLCDYNGDSLGLAKVAQNINKEKNILFIGVDFMAETMKILNPEKRIFVANKSATCPMANSLSPEKLLYFKSKFPNYSIVLYVNSTAECKRYADCVCTSANAVEIVNAIDNNNILFGPDKNLANYVKEKTKKNVLAIPGEDGFCYVHDSIENNSLNLKSFSDFNLIVHPECKKNLRDKSFKVGSTGQMPKFISENLDKKYIIGTEIGMVDVLKNMFENVEIIPFNNEAICHDMKKNKLEDIYNVLNFEINEILLDRNLINDSRRSIINMFKLMEV; encoded by the coding sequence ATGGATTTATTAAAAGAAATTAAATATTTGAAAGAAAAGAAAAATTTTATTTTTATAGGTCATAATTATGTAGAAAAAAATATTCTTGATTTATGTGATTATAATGGTGATTCCTTAGGTCTTGCTAAGGTTGCTCAAAATATTAATAAAGAAAAAAATATTCTTTTTATAGGCGTTGATTTTATGGCTGAAACTATGAAAATTCTTAATCCAGAAAAAAGAATTTTTGTTGCCAATAAATCTGCTACATGTCCTATGGCTAATTCATTATCTCCTGAAAAATTATTGTATTTTAAATCAAAATTCCCGAATTATTCGATTGTTTTATATGTTAATTCAACAGCTGAATGTAAGAGATATGCTGATTGTGTTTGCACTTCAGCAAATGCTGTAGAAATAGTTAATGCTATTGATAATAATAATATTTTATTTGGACCAGATAAAAATTTGGCTAATTATGTTAAAGAAAAAACTAAAAAAAATGTTTTAGCTATACCGGGAGAAGATGGATTTTGTTATGTGCATGATTCCATAGAAAACAATAGTTTGAATCTCAAATCATTCTCTGATTTTAATTTAATAGTTCATCCAGAGTGTAAAAAAAATTTGAGAGATAAGTCTTTTAAAGTTGGCTCAACAGGTCAAATGCCTAAGTTTATATCTGAAAATCTTGATAAAAAATATATTATCGGTACTGAGATAGGTATGGTTGACGTATTAAAAAATATGTTTGAAAATGTTGAAATAATTCCATTTAATAATGAAGCAATTTGTCATGATATGAAAAAAAATAAATTAGAAGATATCTATAATGTCTTAAATTTTGAAATTAATGAAATTTTATTAGATAGAAATTTGATAAATGATTCAAGACGTTCTATAATAAATATGTTTAAGCTTATGGAGGTATAA
- the nadC gene encoding carboxylating nicotinate-nucleotide diphosphorylase: protein MKDEINNIIKNIRNDENFIDLASYELKNKNFEAKIFLKDDKVCICGINIIYDVLKSFNLNGSFNYNDGEIAEKGIIGSIFGDAYNILLCERTILNILSFMSSISSKTNKINEKILDLGFKTKIAATRKTIPGLNKIQKYAVMIGGGDTHRFNLYNTIMIKDNHISLYGGIKNSIEAVSKFKSFTQKLEIEVNNLNMALEALNYNVDIIMLDNFNSYEAKETAKKLKSLNNNILIEVSGGISENNYLEFLSNDIDIISMGILTTEINYIDFSLKI, encoded by the coding sequence GTGAAAGATGAAATAAATAATATTATAAAAAACATAAGAAATGATGAAAATTTTATTGATCTTGCCTCTTATGAACTTAAAAACAAAAATTTTGAAGCTAAAATTTTTTTAAAGGATGATAAGGTTTGTATTTGTGGAATTAATATAATATATGATGTTCTAAAATCTTTTAATTTAAATGGATCTTTTAATTATAATGACGGAGAAATTGCTGAAAAAGGTATTATAGGAAGTATTTTTGGTGATGCTTATAATATTTTATTATGTGAAAGAACTATATTAAATATATTATCTTTTATGAGTTCTATAAGTTCTAAAACAAATAAAATCAATGAAAAAATACTTGATTTGGGATTTAAAACAAAAATTGCTGCAACAAGAAAAACTATTCCTGGACTTAATAAAATTCAGAAATATGCTGTTATGATTGGTGGTGGAGATACACATCGTTTTAATTTATATAATACAATAATGATAAAAGATAATCATATTTCTTTATATGGTGGAATCAAGAATTCTATTGAAGCTGTATCAAAGTTTAAATCCTTCACTCAAAAATTAGAAATTGAAGTAAACAATTTAAATATGGCATTAGAAGCTTTAAATTATAATGTTGATATAATTATGCTTGATAATTTTAATTCTTACGAAGCAAAAGAAACTGCTAAAAAATTAAAATCTTTAAATAATAATATTTTAATTGAAGTTTCTGGAGGAATTTCTGAAAATAATTATTTGGAATTTTTATCTAATGATATAGATATTATATCAATGGGAATTTTAACTACTGAAATAAATTATATAGATTTTTCTTTAAAAATATAG
- the nadX gene encoding aspartate dehydrogenase, with product MNIFFIGAGNCTEIILEKMQNCIKKAYLLDYDVEKINFLKEKFHFCIESDFFISDDIDFYVECASVEAVKKYTENIIRNNKNIIILSSGAFSDFDFRNNVENILKNSRSQIFIPSGAIGGIDIINSLKDEINSITIETRKPPLSFNMINTKEELIFYGTAEEAIKNYPKNINVAITLSMAVESFDKVKVKIISDPKIIKNIHKIFIDSKAGKYEIKIENNPSNNPKTSLMAPLSVVGFLKKFNNSIKVGV from the coding sequence TTGAATATTTTTTTTATTGGGGCAGGAAATTGTACTGAAATAATTCTTGAAAAAATGCAGAATTGTATAAAAAAAGCTTATTTATTAGATTATGATGTTGAAAAAATTAATTTTTTAAAAGAAAAATTTCATTTTTGTATTGAATCCGATTTTTTTATTTCTGATGATATTGATTTTTATGTGGAATGTGCGAGTGTTGAAGCTGTGAAAAAATATACTGAAAACATAATTAGGAATAATAAGAATATTATTATTTTATCAAGTGGCGCTTTTTCAGATTTTGATTTTCGAAACAATGTTGAAAATATTTTAAAAAATTCAAGGTCTCAAATATTTATTCCATCTGGAGCTATTGGTGGAATTGATATTATTAATTCTTTGAAAGATGAAATTAATTCTATTACTATAGAAACTCGTAAACCCCCATTAAGTTTTAATATGATAAATACAAAAGAAGAACTTATTTTTTATGGAACTGCCGAAGAAGCTATTAAAAATTATCCTAAAAATATTAATGTTGCTATCACTCTTTCAATGGCCGTTGAAAGTTTTGATAAAGTTAAAGTAAAAATTATTTCTGATCCAAAAATAATTAAAAATATTCATAAAATATTTATAGATTCAAAAGCAGGTAAATATGAAATAAAAATTGAAAATAATCCTTCTAATAATCCAAAAACAAGTTTAATGGCACCATTATCTGTAGTTGGATTTCTAAAAAAATTTAATAATAGTATTAAGGTTGGTGTTTAA
- a CDS encoding MerR family transcriptional regulator encodes MIEDNSILFKIGDFSKLTEVSIRMLRYYDEQGIFKPFKIDEFTGYRFYCVEQIPIIQKIILLRDMNFSVKQIKKILESWENNFLIENLNKRKDIILNEINSLYNKINNINTAIEDIKKNNICINFNINFKSIPQYNIVSIRETISSYNDEKKLWKKLDFLVNKYNITLKKGIGNNLCIFHNDDFVKNSIDVEVGYIIEKKYIDFEKLIFRNTRKVNLMACMMVKGPYTNLEKAYKFLIYWLNSHNHYKICGKSRQICHVSNEEPFYNKNPENYLTEIQIPVLKI; translated from the coding sequence ATGATAGAAGATAATTCTATTCTTTTTAAAATTGGAGATTTTTCTAAATTAACCGAAGTATCAATTAGAATGCTTAGATATTATGATGAACAAGGAATTTTTAAACCCTTTAAAATAGATGAATTTACAGGTTATCGTTTTTATTGTGTAGAGCAGATTCCTATCATTCAAAAAATAATCTTATTGAGAGATATGAATTTTTCTGTAAAACAAATAAAAAAAATACTGGAAAGTTGGGAAAATAATTTTTTGATTGAAAATTTAAACAAAAGAAAAGATATCATTTTAAATGAAATAAATTCTTTATATAATAAAATAAATAACATAAATACTGCCATAGAAGATATTAAGAAAAATAATATTTGTATTAATTTTAATATAAATTTTAAAAGTATTCCGCAATATAACATAGTTTCTATAAGAGAAACTATTTCTTCTTATAATGATGAAAAAAAGTTATGGAAGAAATTAGATTTTCTTGTAAATAAATATAATATTACTTTGAAAAAAGGTATAGGAAATAATTTATGTATTTTTCATAATGATGATTTTGTTAAAAATAGTATTGATGTAGAAGTTGGATATATAATAGAAAAAAAATATATTGACTTTGAAAAATTGATATTTAGAAATACAAGAAAGGTAAATTTAATGGCATGTATGATGGTAAAAGGTCCTTATACTAATTTAGAAAAAGCTTATAAATTTTTAATTTATTGGCTTAATTCACATAATCATTATAAAATTTGTGGTAAAAGTCGACAAATTTGTCATGTTTCAAATGAAGAACCTTTTTATAATAAAAATCCTGAAAATTATTTAACAGAAATACAAATTCCTGTATTAAAAATTTGA
- a CDS encoding TrmO family methyltransferase domain-containing protein: protein MNKSFKLEIIGDVSKNGVLKVKKDFLKGLKYIENFSHLILIYSDELYILKERVFKIKNIDSKLGYIKLEGLENKELLVYDIKPYFPSEDNIKDFNFNPNLFENISNIKNLSIEQKGLILKKNGKYKLKIENNDFLNSFEINSYIKIFWWFDRFDKVKYRKTLICNPPYENAPKTGVFASRSPVRPTPIALTIAKIIDIKKDEIYVTELECFDHTPLIGILPYNNNDSILNAKIPKWLSHWRDSIEENEYSDGKLNIINSYLEDTIFNYSNPKRKLELNKKNFYKKNSLKINGARHNNLKNIDVEIPYGTITSITGVSGSGKSSLAFDTLYSECRKRFLDASGENSLNDNSDFDSIEGIIPAIAISQNSLGQNIYSTVGTATGMINQLRILFSTIGIRHCPKCGNPVIPMTEDTIENILLNLDNYKIEDIYGKTHNDFRLALNIGKGVFYLILASDKKMVLQTNNTCSKCGKILFDISPSMFSYTNPESMCPVCNGKGEIYDVDVDSIIQNPEISILDGASKLWGKLRVFLKNPNHNWIRGQIIALANEMNIDLNLPWKDLPEEFKKQAIYGSNGRNVTLNFSNNKSGRNGNITRPVEGAYHIIKRLVSDEKASKSNIGYMKKIKCNYCDGERLNIEGRSVTINKIRYPEILSMSLKELKKWCESLYSTITDYQYDFISPILKKLIYDLSTCKELGLDYLSLDRSVTTLSGGELQRLKLVSQFGSNISGVLYVMDEPTAGLHPKDYEKLIKIIKNLKENSNTILLVEHNKNIIKSSDRIIDIGPKAGKDGGNIVLDGEINDILNNNNNVSETIEYIKNDKNLFIPKNKHKNINFIEFEDIKYNNLKNISIKIPLKSLTCITGVSGSGKSSLLEGVLFPTFNKNREINCKYTVREKFKKIILADQSPIGRTPRSVPATYIGIMDEIRNIFSEKNNINSSYFSFNSPDGQCDNCKGCGEIKIDFINTWSKCPACDGKRYKKKILDFDFDGKNIFDILKMTIEEAFDFFHKNKNKKIYNVLNILMDVGLGYLKLGQNSATLSGGEAQRLKLAKELCKSSGKNDLYLLDEPTTGLHFSDIQNLLTLFRKLTDKGCTIIIIEHNPDVIKNADWVIDIGPESGEFGGEVIVQGTPKIVSENINSYTGKYLKVSSD from the coding sequence TTGAATAAATCATTTAAACTTGAAATAATCGGAGATGTTTCAAAAAATGGTGTTTTAAAAGTAAAAAAAGATTTCTTAAAAGGTCTAAAATATATTGAAAATTTTAGTCATCTGATACTTATATATTCTGATGAATTGTATATTTTAAAAGAAAGAGTATTCAAAATAAAGAATATTGATTCAAAACTTGGATATATAAAATTAGAAGGTTTAGAAAATAAAGAGTTATTAGTTTATGATATAAAGCCTTATTTTCCTTCAGAAGATAATATAAAAGATTTTAATTTTAATCCAAATCTTTTTGAAAATATTTCAAATATTAAAAATCTTTCTATAGAACAAAAAGGGCTTATTTTAAAAAAAAATGGAAAATATAAACTAAAAATAGAGAATAATGATTTTTTAAATTCATTTGAAATTAATTCATATATAAAAATATTTTGGTGGTTTGACAGATTTGATAAAGTAAAATATAGAAAAACATTAATTTGTAATCCCCCTTATGAAAATGCTCCAAAAACTGGTGTTTTTGCTTCTAGATCTCCTGTAAGACCTACTCCTATAGCTTTGACAATTGCTAAGATAATTGATATAAAAAAAGATGAAATATATGTTACTGAACTTGAATGTTTTGATCATACTCCTTTAATCGGTATACTGCCTTATAACAATAATGATTCTATTTTAAATGCTAAAATACCTAAATGGCTCTCTCACTGGAGAGATAGCATAGAAGAAAATGAATACTCTGATGGAAAGTTAAATATAATAAATTCTTATCTTGAAGATACTATTTTTAACTATTCTAATCCAAAGAGAAAATTGGAACTAAATAAAAAAAACTTTTATAAAAAAAATAGTCTTAAAATTAATGGAGCAAGACATAATAATTTAAAAAATATTGATGTTGAAATTCCTTATGGAACAATAACGAGTATTACTGGTGTGAGTGGCAGTGGTAAGTCAAGCTTAGCTTTTGATACTTTATATTCTGAATGTAGAAAAAGATTTCTCGATGCTTCTGGTGAAAATTCTTTAAATGATAATTCTGATTTTGATAGTATAGAAGGTATTATTCCTGCAATAGCAATTTCTCAAAATTCATTAGGACAAAATATATATTCAACTGTTGGTACTGCAACTGGTATGATAAATCAATTAAGAATACTTTTTTCAACAATTGGTATAAGGCATTGCCCAAAATGTGGAAATCCTGTTATCCCAATGACTGAAGATACTATAGAAAATATATTATTAAATTTAGATAATTATAAAATAGAAGATATTTATGGAAAAACTCATAATGATTTTAGATTAGCTTTGAATATAGGAAAAGGTGTTTTTTATTTAATTCTTGCTTCAGATAAAAAAATGGTTTTACAAACAAATAATACTTGTAGCAAATGTGGTAAAATTCTTTTTGATATTTCTCCTTCTATGTTTAGTTATACAAATCCAGAAAGTATGTGTCCTGTATGTAATGGAAAGGGTGAAATTTATGATGTTGATGTTGACTCAATTATACAAAATCCAGAAATTTCTATTTTAGATGGAGCTTCAAAACTTTGGGGTAAACTAAGAGTCTTTTTAAAGAATCCAAATCACAATTGGATAAGAGGTCAAATAATAGCTCTTGCAAATGAAATGAATATTGATTTAAATCTTCCTTGGAAAGATCTTCCCGAAGAGTTTAAAAAACAAGCGATTTATGGCAGTAATGGAAGAAATGTGACTTTGAATTTTAGTAATAATAAAAGTGGAAGAAACGGGAATATTACAAGACCTGTTGAGGGTGCTTATCATATAATAAAAAGACTTGTTTCGGATGAAAAAGCTTCAAAATCAAATATTGGTTATATGAAAAAAATCAAGTGTAATTATTGTGATGGTGAAAGACTTAATATTGAAGGAAGATCTGTTACTATAAATAAAATTAGATACCCAGAAATATTATCAATGTCTCTAAAAGAACTTAAAAAGTGGTGTGAATCTTTATATTCCACTATAACTGATTATCAATATGATTTTATATCTCCTATTTTGAAAAAACTTATTTATGATTTAAGTACCTGTAAAGAACTTGGATTAGATTATCTTTCTTTAGATAGATCCGTTACGACTCTATCAGGTGGAGAACTTCAAAGATTAAAACTAGTATCTCAATTTGGAAGTAATATTTCTGGTGTTCTTTATGTTATGGATGAGCCTACAGCTGGACTTCATCCAAAAGATTATGAAAAATTAATAAAAATAATTAAAAATTTAAAGGAAAATTCAAATACTATATTACTTGTTGAACATAATAAAAACATTATTAAAAGTTCAGATAGAATAATCGATATTGGGCCTAAAGCAGGCAAAGATGGAGGAAACATTGTTTTAGATGGAGAAATAAATGATATTTTAAATAATAATAATAATGTCTCTGAAACTATAGAGTATATAAAAAATGATAAAAATTTATTTATTCCAAAAAACAAACATAAAAATATTAATTTCATAGAATTTGAAGATATTAAATATAATAATTTAAAAAATATATCTATAAAAATTCCACTTAAATCATTAACTTGTATTACAGGAGTAAGTGGTAGTGGTAAATCAAGCTTATTGGAAGGCGTTTTATTTCCTACTTTTAATAAAAATAGAGAGATTAATTGTAAATATACTGTAAGAGAAAAATTTAAAAAAATAATTCTTGCTGATCAATCACCTATTGGAAGAACTCCAAGAAGTGTACCAGCAACTTATATAGGTATAATGGACGAAATTAGAAATATTTTCTCTGAAAAAAATAATATAAATTCAAGTTATTTTAGCTTTAATTCACCTGATGGACAATGTGATAATTGTAAAGGTTGCGGTGAAATTAAAATAGATTTTATAAATACTTGGTCAAAATGTCCAGCATGTGATGGTAAAAGATATAAGAAAAAGATTTTAGATTTTGACTTTGATGGAAAAAATATATTTGATATTCTTAAAATGACTATAGAAGAAGCTTTTGATTTTTTTCATAAAAATAAAAATAAAAAAATATACAATGTTCTAAATATATTGATGGATGTTGGATTAGGTTATTTGAAGTTAGGACAAAATTCAGCCACATTATCTGGTGGCGAAGCTCAAAGGCTTAAACTTGCTAAAGAACTTTGTAAATCTTCTGGAAAAAATGATCTTTACTTGTTAGATGAACCTACTACAGGACTTCATTTTTCTGATATTCAAAATTTATTAACTCTTTTTAGAAAACTGACAGACAAAGGATGTACCATAATAATAATTGAACATAATCCAGATGTTATCAAAAATGCCGACTGGGTAATTGATATAGGCCCAGAAAGTGGAGAATTTGGTGGTGAAGTTATAGTTCAAGGAACTCCCAAAATTGTTTCTGAAAATATTAATAGTTATACTGGAAAATATTTAAAAGTTAGCTCAGACTAA
- a CDS encoding ABC transporter ATP-binding protein, whose amino-acid sequence MIELKNIIFGYNKDNIILKNINLNILKNECILLCGKSGSGKTTLTKLINGIIPHLTENFYFNGKVLCNDFDIKNHKMYEISRIIGSVFQNPKSQFFNIDSNSEIVFGLENNGIPQKNIELRLKETINSLKIEKLLNRNIFKMSGGEKQSLAFASVFAMNPEVFVLDEPTANLDEESISVLKNILKKIKSEGKTIIIAEHRLFYLKDIVDRVVLMKDGYISKIFNSKDFFSLNFENRVDMGLRSINKETINLKNTPNVYSKNILKVNNLSCKIKNKIIFNNISFEVKQGEILGVLGKNGSGKSTLMRCITGLIKEYEGYIKFNDIKLNHKKRIDYCYMIMQDVNHQLFSESVWNECNIDGHSNDLDIENVLNNFNLIDFKDSHPMSLSGGQKQRLAIATGILSNKKILIFDEPTSGLDYDNMIKVSSMIKKLSKNHIIIVITHDIEFLNNTCSKILQMNNF is encoded by the coding sequence ATGATTGAATTAAAAAATATTATTTTTGGTTATAATAAAGATAATATAATTTTAAAAAATATTAATTTAAATATCTTAAAAAATGAATGTATTTTATTATGTGGTAAAAGTGGTTCAGGTAAAACAACTTTAACTAAACTTATAAATGGTATAATTCCACATTTGACTGAAAATTTTTATTTTAATGGAAAAGTTTTATGTAATGACTTTGATATCAAGAATCATAAAATGTATGAAATTTCAAGAATTATAGGATCCGTATTTCAAAATCCAAAATCTCAATTTTTTAATATTGATTCTAATAGTGAAATTGTCTTTGGGCTTGAGAATAATGGTATACCTCAGAAAAACATAGAATTAAGATTAAAAGAAACTATAAATTCTTTAAAAATCGAGAAATTATTGAACAGGAATATATTTAAAATGTCTGGCGGAGAAAAACAAAGTCTTGCTTTCGCCTCAGTTTTTGCAATGAATCCTGAAGTATTTGTATTAGATGAACCTACCGCCAATTTGGATGAAGAATCTATATCAGTTTTAAAAAACATACTAAAAAAAATAAAATCTGAAGGAAAAACAATTATAATAGCTGAACACAGACTTTTTTATCTTAAAGATATTGTTGATAGAGTAGTTTTAATGAAAGATGGTTATATTTCTAAAATTTTTAACTCTAAGGATTTTTTTTCTTTAAATTTTGAAAATAGAGTTGATATGGGACTAAGATCTATAAATAAAGAAACTATAAATTTAAAAAATACTCCTAATGTTTATTCTAAAAATATTTTAAAAGTTAATAATCTTTCATGTAAAATTAAAAATAAAATAATTTTTAATAATATATCTTTTGAAGTTAAACAAGGTGAAATTCTTGGAGTTTTAGGGAAAAATGGTTCTGGGAAAAGTACTTTAATGAGATGTATTACTGGACTTATTAAAGAATATGAAGGATATATAAAATTCAATGATATTAAACTGAATCATAAAAAAAGAATAGATTATTGTTATATGATAATGCAAGATGTTAATCATCAGCTTTTTAGTGAAAGTGTATGGAATGAATGTAATATCGATGGTCATTCTAACGATTTGGATATTGAAAATGTTTTAAATAATTTTAATTTAATCGATTTTAAAGATTCTCATCCAATGTCACTTTCTGGCGGACAAAAACAAAGACTTGCAATTGCTACAGGTATTTTATCAAATAAAAAAATACTTATATTTGATGAACCAACAAGTGGATTAGATTATGATAATATGATTAAAGTTAGTTCTATGATAAAAAAACTTTCTAAAAATCATATTATTATTGTAATAACTCATGATATAGAATTTTTGAATAATACTTGTTCAAAAATTTTACAGATGAACAATTTTTAA
- a CDS encoding MptD family putative ECF transporter S component, which produces MKGKDLITIGIFSAIYFVINFTFMLLSGFSPYIWILMPGLIAIFTGIPYMIMISKVQKFGAIFIMGLITGLLYFITGQFTIVILITFIISCGIAELIRYISKYKNFKGNMFSFVFFSLGMIGSPLPIWLFKEDFLAQISSQGMPEEYVSTLNSIASNGMLAVLFIAPILGAFIGAWITKKLFNKHFKKAGIV; this is translated from the coding sequence ATGAAGGGTAAAGATTTAATAACTATAGGAATTTTCTCGGCTATTTATTTCGTTATAAACTTTACGTTTATGTTATTATCTGGTTTTTCACCTTATATATGGATTTTAATGCCTGGTTTAATAGCTATTTTTACAGGTATACCTTATATGATAATGATTTCTAAAGTTCAAAAATTTGGAGCAATTTTTATTATGGGGTTAATAACTGGTTTATTATATTTTATAACTGGTCAATTTACAATTGTTATATTAATTACATTTATTATTTCTTGTGGAATTGCCGAACTAATTCGTTATATTTCGAAGTATAAAAATTTTAAAGGTAATATGTTTTCTTTCGTATTTTTTTCACTAGGAATGATTGGATCACCTTTACCAATATGGCTTTTTAAAGAAGATTTTTTAGCTCAAATTTCAAGTCAAGGTATGCCAGAAGAATATGTTAGTACATTGAATTCTATTGCTTCCAATGGTATGCTTGCAGTTTTATTCATTGCACCAATTTTAGGTGCATTTATAGGAGCTTGGATAACTAAAAAACTTTTTAATAAACATTTTAAAAAGGCTGGTATTGTATGA
- a CDS encoding GrpB family protein has product MNKKLSEMTLEELWILFPIILKEHNPEYKKWYNDEKKLLLSLLENKYIKRLSHIGSTAVEGLIAKPTIDILIETLHDIDINNFIIPLLKNDWTIMSNNNSKDFRLSLNKGYTPEGFAKKVYHLHIRPYGDNDELYFRDYLIKYPNIAKEYEKLKLSLMLKYKNNRNAYTESKTDFIKKYTSIAKNEFKNRYI; this is encoded by the coding sequence ATGAATAAAAAATTATCTGAAATGACTTTAGAAGAACTTTGGATATTATTTCCAATAATTCTAAAAGAACATAATCCAGAGTACAAAAAGTGGTATAATGATGAAAAAAAGCTTTTATTGAGTTTATTAGAAAATAAATATATAAAAAGATTAAGTCATATTGGAAGTACCGCCGTTGAAGGATTAATAGCAAAACCTACAATAGATATTCTTATAGAAACTTTACATGATATTGACATAAATAATTTTATAATTCCTCTTTTAAAAAATGATTGGACTATTATGTCAAACAATAACTCAAAAGATTTTAGATTATCTTTAAACAAAGGATATACACCAGAAGGATTTGCTAAGAAAGTTTATCATCTGCATATAAGACCTTATGGAGATAATGACGAACTTTATTTTAGAGATTATTTAATTAAATATCCTAACATTGCAAAAGAATATGAAAAATTAAAATTATCTCTTATGCTCAAATATAAAAATAACAGAAATGCATATACAGAATCAAAGACTGATTTTATAAAAAAATATACATCTATTGCAAAAAATGAGTTTAAAAATAGATATATTTAA
- a CDS encoding energy-coupling factor transporter transmembrane component T family protein, which yields MFPIAPSIFINLFSIIVMYSRKIFPCLMFGTLIIKKTPVRAFILALQKWKIPQSIIIPLAITIRYFPALKEERNHIKDAFKLRGIKGFKKFESYLVPIMISATNTSEELSAAAVTRGIENPIKKTSLIDLNFHYIDFFSLLIGIIFLFVSIILRIENVI from the coding sequence TTGTTTCCAATTGCACCGAGTATATTTATTAATTTATTTTCTATAATTGTTATGTATTCAAGAAAAATTTTCCCTTGTTTAATGTTTGGAACTTTGATAATAAAAAAAACTCCTGTAAGAGCTTTTATTTTAGCTTTACAAAAATGGAAAATCCCACAAAGTATTATAATACCTTTGGCCATAACTATAAGATATTTTCCCGCATTAAAAGAAGAAAGAAATCATATTAAAGATGCTTTTAAATTAAGAGGAATTAAAGGATTTAAAAAATTTGAGTCTTATTTAGTTCCAATTATGATTTCTGCAACAAATACTTCAGAAGAATTAAGTGCTGCAGCCGTGACAAGAGGAATAGAAAATCCAATAAAAAAAACTTCTTTAATAGATCTGAATTTTCATTATATTGATTTTTTTTCTCTTTTAATTGGTATAATTTTTCTTTTTGTGTCTATAATTTTAAGAATCGAGAATGTGATATAA